The Fervidobacterium pennivorans DNA segment GAAACGTCGTAGATTACTGCCGCTGTCTTTGCTTTCAAGTGTTGAACTGCAAACTTTGCCATCACTGTTCCTTGGAAAGGATCAATGAAACATACTCTGAATACGAAAGGTTTATCCTTTGTCACAAGTGGGTTTGTATTCGACGGTGCAATGTATACTACCTTATTCTTGTTGGCAATTTCCGCACCGGGAATGCCAAGTGCACTTGAGTATGTGCCTATTATAGCAGATACTTTGAACTGCTCTATCAACCTTGTAACAACGTTTGCGGCCTCTATCTTGTCGCTTTTGTTATCGAGAACAACTAATTTGATGGGTCTGCCTAGAACACTAGGAACTTCTTCGTAAGCCATTTCTATGCCTCGTAGTCCTAGTTGCCCACCCATTGCATAGTTTCCCGTGAGTGGTTGCGTGACACCGATAACTATTTCATTAGCTGCAAAAATAGCAGAGAAGATTAATAAGATTCCCAGAATAGTAAATAAACGCTTTAACATACGCATCACTCCTTCCCTCTAATAAAGCTAACAATTATGGTTTAACGATACTTACGAGTTTGAATTTCCCATTTTCAATTTTCTTTACTATTGCATCCTTAATAGCATCACCGTTTTCGTCAAAGGTGATTGAACCAGTCGCACCTTGGAAGTTCTTGGTTTGTGCAAGAGCGTTCTTTATATCTTCAGGTTTCGCCGATTTCGCCCTATTTATCGCGTCAATAATTACAAGGTAAGCATCGAAACCAAGAGCGGCAAATGCGCTTGGTTCTTCATTGTATTTCTTCCTATAAGCCTCTACGAATTTCTTTGTCATCTCAGTTGTCATAGCCTTTTCGTCGAAATGTGTGCTGAAATAGGCACCCTCAACGGCATTACCGCCAACTTCTATGATTTCTGGTACTTCCCAAGTGTCTCCACCAAGGAATATCGACTTTATTCCCATTTCGCGAGCTTGTTTCATAATAAGAGCCGCATCTCCGTATGAACCTGCTGGGATGAAAAGAACATCTGGGTTTTTGGATTTTGCAAGAGTGAGTTGAGCAGTGAAATCTTGGTCACCACCTTGGTATGAAGCTACTCCAACCACTGATTTAGAGTTCTTTGTGAACTCTATAAACGCATTTCTGAAATAATGCGCTAACCCTACTGAGTAGTCGGATGAGATATCCTGTATAATGAAAGCAGTCTTGGCACCAAGGGTTTCAACTGCGAACTTTGCCATGACTCTTCCCTGGAACGGATCGATGAAACATACCCTAAAAACATACTCTTTGTCCTTTGTCACCAGTGGATTTGTTGGTGAACATCCGACCATTGGAACTTTCATCTTATTTGCTACTTCACTACCTGGGATTGCCAGCGAGCTACCGTAACTACCAATGATGGCACTCACGTTATAAACTTGAATCAGTCTTGTGACTGCGTTAGCAGCTTCAACCTTGTCGGTCTTGTTGTCAAGCACTATTAGTTCAACCTTCTGGTTTAGAACAGTCCGGTACATTTCGTTAGCGAGTCTGATGCCTTTCAATGTGAGCTGACCGCCTGCAGCAAAAGCACCAGTAAGTGGTTCAAAGACACCTATCCTAATTGCCGAAAGCGCGACGACCGCAAGAAGCATCAGTGAAACCAACAAAATCTTCCTCACAACTATCCCTCCCTTTCAAGAGTTGAGAAACCAACAAGCAGTTCTTAGAAGCCCGATATATGCTTTACTAAGCTTGATGTAACAATTTTCTGTTCTTTTGTCACATTATACAAAAAAGAGTTAAAATTTTGAAAGCTTAAAACGGTCATTAAAAGCATATTTAAGGACAAATGTTACTGAATATTTGCATAATCTCAATAGGTTCTCATGTTTTCAACCTGATGTATAAAAAACCGGGGACATTTCGTCCCCGGCTAATTGTTCAATGCTATTGTTTTGTCTATTAGAAAGGATAAAATCCAAGCTCAAGATTGTTTCTTTCAATTATTGCTTTGATTTGTTCCTCGATTATCTTTTTGTGTCCTTCTTCCCAGTCCCTCAAGATTGTCAAAATGCTCTTCACTTTCTCGTTTGTCTCTTTCTCAGCTGCCTTACCGTAAAATTCCATGAAGTCTTTTTCAATCAAGTAAGCCATTCTTAAAACAGAAAGGTCTGCGATGTCATCTTCTGGTGATGTTTCTGAAATTTTCTGCCCTTCGTATCGTGATTTGAAATAGCTTGCGCTTTGACTGGGGATTTCGGGTATTTCTCTACCTTCTTCAAGAGATTTCATAAGGTTTCGGATGAATTCAGTGTGTTCTTTTTCCATTTGTGCAAGGTATTCAAAAATCTCAGCGACAGATTTGTTTTTAACTTCCTGCTTTTTCGATGTGTAGAATTTGTAGCCCTCGATTTCGAATTGTTCCGCTAATTTAAGAACATCGTACATGTAGTTCACCTCCTAAAATAAGGATAAGATGTGATTATCTTTTTTATTTTTGTTCCCTCAGATACTGGTCAATACCCCTTGCTGCCCAATATCCGTCCGCAACACCATGGATTATATCTGGTCCATTAACTATGTCTCCACCAGCGAACAACCATGGAATTTGAGTCTGCCTAAGGTTGTTTGTCAGTATCCTTGGACCAACAAATTGGAGCTTGGATTTCCATTCCTCTGGTAGATATGAATAATCCGGTGCTTGACCAATAGCTTCAATTATCATATCACCATCGTAGTACTGGACTGTCGATTCGTCAAATTTTGGGTTAAACCTTCTGTTTTCATCGAATACTTCGACACATTTGACACATTCAATACCTTTGATGTTATCTTTGTCGTCAAAGACTACCCTTCGTGGACCCCAACCCGGGCAGATTTTGACGCCTTCCTCAATAGCTTCTTCGATTTCTTCCATGTCAGCAGGCATTTCGTCGTGTGTTCTTTCAAGACAAGTGACAGTTACGTTTACCTCTCCGTATTTCATCTTTTGTAACCTTGCCATGCTCCTTGCAATATCCATTGCAACATTTCCACCACCAATGACTACGACACGTTTTGGTATTTTCGGCTCAGGACCTTCACCACGTAGGTAATCTCTGATAGCTCTTAGCAGTGGCAGAGCTTGGACAACATCTGGATGGTCCGAACCTGGTATCTTCGTTGACCTACCGAGTGTCAAACCTGTTGCCAAAAAGATTGCGTCGTATTTGTTTTTCAATTCATCAAAAGTGATGTCTTTCCCGACAGCGACACCTGTGAAAATCCTTACACCAAGTGATTCGATGAATGCGATGTCTCTATCAAGAGCCTCATCTGGAAGCCTGTATCTAGGGATACCGTATCTCATTACACCACCAGGACGGTTAAGCGCTTCGTAAATATCAACCTCGTAGCCCATCGTCGCTAAAAAGTAAGCTGCAGACAATCCAGCAGGTCCACTACCTACGATAGCAACCTTTTTGGGTTGTTTCTTGACATCGAAGGTCACAATCTCATGCCATTTCTCAGCCGGAACACTATCTGTTATGTATCTCTTCAGCCATCTAATGGCGATTGGTTCTCCCCTGTGACTAATTGCACAGACTTCTTCACAGCGATGCGTACAGACTCTGCCACAGACACCGGAAAGTGGGTTCGCACCAAAATTGTTTTGGTCCTCCACGCCCTTAAGGAGCCATTTTAGTGCGTCTTGCAAATTATCTTTCCAGATAGCCTTTATGTATTGTGGAATTTGCATGTGCTCAGGACACCTGTCAACACATATACCGCATTCTACACATCTTGCCGCTTCCGCTATAGCTTGTTCTTTGCTATATGCTTTTACAAATTCGACAAAG contains these protein-coding regions:
- a CDS encoding FAD-dependent oxidoreductase is translated as MEIKENRTETPKKSFFAPLIAWKNLFEKPVTIRVPKEQREAAPRYRGFHVNDWEKCIGCGTCAKICPTDAITMVEVPDMKQEYGMKPQRPTIDYGRCSFCAMCVDICTTGSLKMTREYIFVSPNPEDFYFAPTEKGLLKKNPEEIKIGWTRDENSELLDLDRVMPEMLSAEERVNSFVEFVKAYSKEQAIAEAARCVECGICVDRCPEHMQIPQYIKAIWKDNLQDALKWLLKGVEDQNNFGANPLSGVCGRVCTHRCEEVCAISHRGEPIAIRWLKRYITDSVPAEKWHEIVTFDVKKQPKKVAIVGSGPAGLSAAYFLATMGYEVDIYEALNRPGGVMRYGIPRYRLPDEALDRDIAFIESLGVRIFTGVAVGKDITFDELKNKYDAIFLATGLTLGRSTKIPGSDHPDVVQALPLLRAIRDYLRGEGPEPKIPKRVVVIGGGNVAMDIARSMARLQKMKYGEVNVTVTCLERTHDEMPADMEEIEEAIEEGVKICPGWGPRRVVFDDKDNIKGIECVKCVEVFDENRRFNPKFDESTVQYYDGDMIIEAIGQAPDYSYLPEEWKSKLQFVGPRILTNNLRQTQIPWLFAGGDIVNGPDIIHGVADGYWAARGIDQYLREQK
- a CDS encoding ABC transporter substrate-binding protein, translated to MRKILLVSLMLLAVVALSAIRIGVFEPLTGAFAAGGQLTLKGIRLANEMYRTVLNQKVELIVLDNKTDKVEAANAVTRLIQVYNVSAIIGSYGSSLAIPGSEVANKMKVPMVGCSPTNPLVTKDKEYVFRVCFIDPFQGRVMAKFAVETLGAKTAFIIQDISSDYSVGLAHYFRNAFIEFTKNSKSVVGVASYQGGDQDFTAQLTLAKSKNPDVLFIPAGSYGDAALIMKQAREMGIKSIFLGGDTWEVPEIIEVGGNAVEGAYFSTHFDEKAMTTEMTKKFVEAYRKKYNEEPSAFAALGFDAYLVIIDAINRAKSAKPEDIKNALAQTKNFQGATGSITFDENGDAIKDAIVKKIENGKFKLVSIVKP
- a CDS encoding ferritin-like domain-containing protein, which codes for MYDVLKLAEQFEIEGYKFYTSKKQEVKNKSVAEIFEYLAQMEKEHTEFIRNLMKSLEEGREIPEIPSQSASYFKSRYEGQKISETSPEDDIADLSVLRMAYLIEKDFMEFYGKAAEKETNEKVKSILTILRDWEEGHKKIIEEQIKAIIERNNLELGFYPF